The Cinclus cinclus chromosome 28, bCinCin1.1, whole genome shotgun sequence DNA window CAAGCTAAAATTGTTTGAGGGTATAAAACCACTGCTTGTGTTTGGGAGTTTGATCCCAACTTCATTATTCATGGGCTACTGGGGGAGTGGGTTTAGTTTTGCAGAGCTTTCCCAGTGAGGACCTGCTTGGATTTCTCAGGAACTGGTAcctttcatagaatcatggaatgattttgGCTGAAAGGACcccaaaaataatttagtttcaagtcccctgccatgggcagggatagGTTTGGCCAGGCCCTTGTGAGCTCCTGCCTTTGAGAAGGTTTAGGTAGTCTGaactggaggctggtttagGGAGCATAGAGAACCTGGGTGACTTGGTAGAGGGTGTGTTCTGTGACCCCCTGGAAGTACTGGCAGCACAGCCACTCCTCCAGGCCGGGGCTGGCCCTGGCCCCAGCCGAGTTCTCCGCAAACCtcaagagcagcagagccctcTTGACCTGCAGCCAGCTCCGGAGCAGCGCGAGGCTCTTCCTGCTCCTGGCAAAGAGCTCCTGGCGTGGCCCCcagagcagcacctgcaggatGCCCCTGGCCTGCTCGATGGACACCCTCTGGTGAGGATCCCTGTGCAGGAGCAGTGTGGCCAAGCGCTTCAGGCCAGCCGAGTAGATGGACAGTGAGGGGATTTCAGGAAGCCTTTTGCTTGTGAAACTCAAAATGTTCTCCAGGGAGATGTCCACGTGCAAGAGCTGATAGATCAGCCTGCCCACAttgagctcagctgctgctggaggggaggGTGCAGTGAGACCCTGGCTCcagtcctgctcctggctgctggaaCAAGGTCTTTGCTTCTCTTGCAGCTTGAAGAAGTTGCTGATGAGCAGCCGTGGAAGGGCCAGTCCTGGCGGCTCCTTCTGGCCCTGCTGGCTCCTGGGGGGACACGGGCactgcaccagcagcaggttCTCGGGGCAGAGGTCCCCCTGGGCCACATTCTGCCCCcggaggtgctccagccccatgcagagctgcaggagcaggaggcagctcAGGCGTTCATAGTGCCCGGGGCTGGTCCTGTGCAAAGCGCGGGAGCCCTTCACAAAGTCTGCAAGGGTCTGCTGGGGAATCTCGGCACAAAGGAGCACCTGCAGGACAGGCTGGGGGGCAGGACTGGCTGGTTCCTCTCTGGAAAGGCCCTGACTCTGTTTTCCAGGGATCCCTGGGAGCACCAGTTCCTGCGGGAGGTGGTCAGTGAAGTGGCCGAGCAGGCGCTGGATGCTGCAATGTGTCCCCACGGAGCTCTGCAcccccaggctggagcagcatgGCTTGGGGACCTGCAGGGACACATAGGACAGGGCCAGCTGTGCAAGGACAGAGCCTTGTCCTGGGCTGGGCCATCCTGCCAGCTCAGGGCCACCAGCTCTGACCCACACGTGGTGCTGGGGTCCACCTGCACCCTCTGAACCCAGGAATGGAGTCAGGATGGCTTTGAGGAAGAGCTGGGACAGCTCTTGAGGGGTGGTGCAGCCCCCAATTGAGCTGGGCTCtcatcctgctctcctgctccagcctccccTCTGCTGAGTTACCAGGACATGTCCCCCAGCAGGGAGATGACATGTCCCTTGGTCCCATGGGAGCTGTCACCCTCATCACCCTcccccaccagcagcactgtTTCATTCAGCAAATGCAGAAGTGGGTGCAGAAAGGGGAAGTGGCCCCAGTGTCGTGTCCCATGGAAAAGCCAGTGCTCCTGGATCTCCGGGCTCCCTCTGCACCACCCAGGGCTTCTACCCCAACTCCCCCCTTACCTTGGCTGCAAACTGCATCTGGCTGTGCTCGAAGGTGAAGCCCACCCTGAAGTACCAGGCGTCCCCgctctggcagcagggctgggtgtcCAGGACACTGAGCGCTGCCCAGCgcttccctgccagctctgcctgcagcagctgctgcctctcctcGGCCCccaccagctcctcctgcatGTGAGCCGACAGCCGAGCCAGGGAGGCCTCCTGGCACCCCAAAACCACTCCACAGACCCCAGCCAGGctctccaggagctgccccagctccccatCCGCTGTCCCAAATGACAGATCCTTCAGGCTGGCTGATGGGGCTTCCTGGGGGCTGCTTCGGGCCAGCGGCTCCCCCAGGCTTTGGGACTTGGTCAAGGGCTTCTTGGGTGCCCAGGAGGGTCTGTCCCGCGGGGGAGCCCCCTCCCcgtgctgcagctgggctggggggatgCTGTAGAAGATGCTGCCAGCCCGTGGCTCAGGGTCGCCATGGCAGCGGAGGAATGATCCCGGCTCCGGGAGGGACTCGGCTCGCTGGAGCTGCTTTTTGGGCAGTGGGGGCGGCTGGGGGTCCGGGTTGGGCTGAGGGAGGGGTCTCCCAGCGCCTTCCCCTCGGCTGGCCTTGGGGGGGACAAGGTGGGCCCGCAGCTctcctggggagggagggacagacaTGACAGGGCAGACAGGGCAGAGGAGAAgagaatgggatgggatgggatgggatgggatgggatgggatgggatgggatgggatgggatgggagtaCAGCACGTTGTTctttgccccccccccccccccccccccatagtTCCAACCCCAAAGCCGCACCCAACACCAGCCAGAGCGGTGACACTGGGGGAGGACAGGGACAGCGGCGGGGCTGGTGCCAGTGTCCGAGGTGACACCTCGGCAGGCAGGGGCACAGCGGGGTCAGGCCGTCACTCACCCACGTTGCTGTAGATGAGGGCTGAGTTGCGGGGCCGAGGGGGGCAGCCCCCCGGCGTGTCCGGCATGGCAGTGGCCAGTCCGGGGGCAGCCCGGTCCAGGCTGGCACTGCGGAGCGCGGAGCTGGCCCTGCCAGGGCCGGGAGGCAGCGTCACCCCGCGGGTCCCGCTCCCTGCGGTGCCGGCTCAGGGAAAGAACGCGGAGGAAAGGGGAAGCAGCGGCCTGGGGAGCCTTGGCggggtggttttggggagaAACACGGGGATTTAGGTGGCCCAGTGACTCCAGCTGGCGCACTGGGAAATCCTGGGGGTGGGAGCTGCCCCTGGGGCTCCACACGCGCTGGTTCCCACCTGTGCATGGGACACACCCACTGCGCACAGGGGCTGATGTGTGGCCTGGGCTCCCTGCCGGGTGACCCCAGGGGGACACGACGCCGGTAGAGGTGTGGGAcaagagcaggaaaagcctTTGACACCCCCAGCCAGGTCTGGGGAACAGGACAGGGGTCTGGACATGGGGAGGGAGCCCGAAGGcggagggcactgggatggatCCGCTGGGTTTCACTTCCCTGCCCGGGTACTTTGCTGCCACCAGCGATACCGAAACCAGGGCGGCTTTGTCTAAAGCTCGCCGTTCTGCTGGGGGCAGCACTGGCTGAacagctccaggctgtgcccCGACTCGGACCCCTGAGCCCCCTGTGCCCCCGGGACCCTGGGTCATTACCCAGCACAAAgcgctgggctggggcagccgtgctgagcagctccttccccctTTGCCGAGCCCCTCGTTACCTgtgagctgtccctggcagcgGGGGGGTCCCGCGGGGCTCCAGCTCCACACCCCGGACCCgcagcagctccctctgcccATCCCAGCCCGTCCTGGCGCTGCCCATGGCCGGCTCGGGACTCCTTGCGCAAGGCGCCGGGGCAGGATGTGCTTTCAAAACCTGCTCCCTGCTCGGCTGGAGGAAGCCGGGGCTTGGTCTCGCTGGTCACCGTGTCACCGTCGGTGTCACCTGTGGATCTGTGTCCCCCGA harbors:
- the PEAK3 gene encoding protein PEAK3 gives rise to the protein MSVPPSPGELRAHLVPPKASRGEGAGRPLPQPNPDPQPPPLPKKQLQRAESLPEPGSFLRCHGDPEPRAGSIFYSIPPAQLQHGEGAPPRDRPSWAPKKPLTKSQSLGEPLARSSPQEAPSASLKDLSFGTADGELGQLLESLAGVCGVVLGCQEASLARLSAHMQEELVGAEERQQLLQAELAGKRWAALSVLDTQPCCQSGDAWYFRVGFTFEHSQMQFAAKVPKPCCSSLGVQSSVGTHCSIQRLLGHFTDHLPQELVLPGIPGKQSQGLSREEPASPAPQPVLQVLLCAEIPQQTLADFVKGSRALHRTSPGHYERLSCLLLLQLCMGLEHLRGQNVAQGDLCPENLLLVQCPCPPRSQQGQKEPPGLALPRLLISNFFKLQEKQRPCSSSQEQDWSQGLTAPSPPAAAELNVGRLIYQLLHVDISLENILSFTSKRLPEIPSLSIYSAGLKRLATLLLHRDPHQRVSIEQARGILQVLLWGPRQELFARSRKSLALLRSWLQVKRALLLLRFAENSAGARASPGLEEWLCCQYFQGVTEHTLYQVTQVLYAP